One Candidatus Bipolaricaulota bacterium DNA segment encodes these proteins:
- the ligA gene encoding NAD-dependent DNA ligase LigA, giving the protein MTKDVRAEIEELREKIRYHNYLYYVLDRPEITDAEYDALFRRLQELEAQHPELITPDSPTQRVGAPPAEGFATVTHAVPMRSLANAFSADELREFDQRVRKILGVDTVTYVAEPKLDGLSVELVYRDGLFVQGSTRGDGVTGEDVTANLRTIRSVPLRLRPLDGRVPPLLEVRGEVYIDKADFVRLNRAREEQGLPLFANPRNLAAGSLRQLDPKVTASRPLKIFCYDIGRVEGIEIRTQEELLQTLPKLGIRTNPLYQVCHGIEEAIEFYERMREMREELPYEADGIVVKVNDFASRPVLGELARSPRWAIAGKFPAEQGITKVKDIIVQVGRTGVLTPVAILEPVRVRGVEISRATLHNEDEVKRKDVRIGDTVIVQRAGDVIPEVVRPLPERRTGTEREFRMPDRCPVCGSKVVRVPGEVAHRCPNISCPARIKESILHFVSKGGFDIDGIGTKLVDQLVDKGIVRKVSDIFHLDKETLAGLERMGDKSAENLIAAIERSKSITLPKFLFALGIPEVGERTAEILAERFGSLDRLMEASEEELLEVPDIGPATAKAIVDFFGNPENRRLIEELRRAGVRITAGEKARSDALAGKRFVFTGTLSTMTRAEAGERVKRLGATVSSSVSRNTDYVVVGENPGSKADRARALGVRMLNEDEFLELLSEYE; this is encoded by the coding sequence ATGACCAAGGACGTACGTGCCGAGATCGAGGAGCTGCGGGAGAAGATCCGCTACCACAATTATCTGTACTACGTGCTCGACCGGCCGGAGATAACCGACGCCGAGTACGATGCTCTGTTCCGCCGGCTGCAGGAGCTCGAGGCACAGCACCCCGAGCTCATCACCCCTGACTCGCCCACCCAGCGGGTCGGCGCACCGCCGGCGGAGGGGTTTGCCACCGTGACGCACGCGGTCCCGATGCGCAGCCTGGCGAACGCGTTCAGTGCCGATGAGCTGCGCGAGTTCGACCAGCGGGTGCGCAAGATCCTCGGGGTCGACACCGTCACCTACGTCGCCGAGCCGAAGCTCGACGGCCTGTCGGTGGAGCTCGTCTACCGTGACGGTCTGTTCGTGCAGGGTTCGACCCGAGGGGACGGAGTGACCGGTGAGGACGTTACCGCCAATCTGCGCACGATTCGGAGCGTCCCGCTTCGCCTTCGTCCGCTCGACGGCCGCGTTCCGCCGCTCCTCGAGGTGCGAGGCGAGGTGTACATCGACAAGGCCGACTTCGTCCGCCTCAACCGTGCCCGGGAGGAACAGGGGCTCCCGCTGTTCGCCAATCCGCGCAACCTCGCTGCCGGCTCGCTGCGCCAGCTCGACCCCAAGGTCACCGCGTCCCGGCCGCTGAAGATCTTCTGCTACGACATCGGGCGGGTCGAAGGGATCGAGATCCGCACCCAGGAGGAGCTTCTGCAGACCCTGCCCAAGCTCGGGATCAGGACGAATCCGCTCTACCAGGTGTGCCACGGCATCGAGGAAGCGATCGAGTTCTACGAGCGGATGCGGGAGATGCGGGAGGAGCTCCCGTACGAGGCCGACGGGATAGTGGTGAAGGTGAACGACTTCGCCTCCCGCCCGGTCCTGGGGGAGCTCGCCCGGAGCCCGCGGTGGGCAATCGCTGGCAAGTTCCCGGCCGAGCAGGGGATAACCAAGGTGAAGGACATCATCGTCCAGGTCGGACGCACCGGCGTCCTCACCCCGGTAGCGATCCTCGAGCCGGTGCGGGTGCGTGGGGTGGAGATCTCCCGCGCCACCCTGCACAACGAGGACGAGGTCAAGCGCAAGGACGTGCGCATTGGCGACACCGTAATCGTGCAGCGGGCCGGGGATGTGATCCCCGAGGTCGTCCGTCCGCTTCCCGAGCGGCGCACCGGGACCGAGCGCGAGTTCCGGATGCCCGATCGCTGCCCGGTCTGCGGGAGCAAGGTCGTGCGTGTCCCGGGCGAGGTAGCGCACCGCTGTCCGAACATCTCCTGCCCAGCACGGATCAAGGAGTCGATCCTCCACTTCGTGTCCAAGGGCGGGTTCGACATCGACGGGATCGGGACCAAGCTCGTGGATCAATTGGTCGACAAGGGGATCGTGCGCAAGGTGAGCGACATCTTCCACTTGGATAAGGAGACCCTCGCCGGGCTCGAGCGGATGGGGGATAAATCAGCGGAGAACCTCATCGCCGCGATCGAGCGGAGCAAATCGATCACGCTGCCCAAGTTCCTGTTCGCCCTGGGGATCCCCGAGGTAGGGGAGCGCACCGCCGAGATCCTCGCCGAGCGCTTCGGGAGTCTGGACCGCCTTATGGAGGCATCAGAAGAAGAACTCCTCGAGGTTCCGGACATCGGCCCGGCGACGGCGAAGGCGATCGTCGATTTCTTCGGAAACCCGGAGAACAGGCGGCTGATCGAGGAGCTGCGGCGGGCCGGAGTGCGGATCACTGCAGGCGAAAAAGCGAGATCGGACGCCCTTGCCGGGAAGAGGTTCGTGTTCACCGGAACGCTTTCCACGATGACCCGCGCCGAGGCAGGCGAGCGGGTGAAGCGGCTCGGAGCGACGGTATCCTCGTCGGTGTCGCGGAACACCGACTACGTGGTGGTGGGAGAAAACCCGGGCTCCAAGGCCGATCGCGCCCGCGCCCTCGGGGTGCGGATGCTGAACGAAGACGAGTTCCTGGAACTTCTGTCTGAATATGAGTGA
- the rlmN gene encoding 23S rRNA (adenine(2503)-C(2))-methyltransferase RlmN, whose amino-acid sequence MSERTILDLTREELIEFLRTHGEPRFRADQIWHGIYRELAPSYAAITTLPKRLRALLKEALPLPVLAPIDVQESADGQTRKVLFRLHDGETVEAVLMLYARRRTVCLSTQVGCAVGCAFCATGKAGFVRDLTAGEIAAQALHFARELDARGERLTNIVYMGMGEPFLNYDAVMRSIRILNDSEGFSLGARRFTVSTVGIVPGIERFTDEGLQVNLAISLHAATDELRNRLVPMNRRYPVKEIMRACRAYVARTNRRVTFEIALIDGVNDAPDHAEAVVRLLSGLIAHVNLIPLNPVPGIPLRPSPRDRVEKFAEILRNAGVPTTVRLGRGIEIQAGCGQLRARSLVQ is encoded by the coding sequence ATGAGTGAGCGCACGATCCTCGATCTTACGCGGGAGGAACTGATCGAGTTCCTTCGCACCCACGGCGAGCCGCGGTTCCGTGCTGATCAGATCTGGCACGGGATCTACCGCGAGCTCGCGCCGTCCTACGCGGCGATCACCACTCTGCCGAAGCGCCTGCGGGCGCTGCTGAAAGAAGCCCTTCCGTTACCCGTTCTTGCTCCAATTGACGTTCAGGAGAGCGCCGACGGCCAGACGCGCAAGGTCCTGTTCCGCCTGCACGACGGGGAGACGGTCGAGGCGGTGCTGATGCTGTACGCCCGACGGCGCACGGTCTGTCTGTCGACCCAGGTGGGGTGTGCGGTCGGCTGCGCGTTCTGCGCCACCGGGAAGGCGGGATTCGTGCGTGATCTCACCGCGGGCGAGATCGCAGCCCAGGCGCTTCACTTCGCGCGCGAGCTCGACGCCCGGGGTGAGCGGCTCACGAACATCGTGTACATGGGGATGGGAGAGCCGTTTCTGAACTACGATGCGGTCATGCGCTCGATCCGGATCCTGAACGACTCCGAGGGGTTCTCGCTCGGGGCGCGGCGGTTCACCGTCTCCACCGTGGGGATCGTCCCCGGGATCGAGCGGTTCACCGACGAAGGACTGCAGGTGAACCTGGCGATCTCGCTTCATGCGGCTACAGACGAGTTGCGGAACCGGCTCGTCCCGATGAACCGCCGCTACCCGGTCAAGGAGATCATGCGCGCCTGCCGTGCCTACGTGGCGCGGACGAACCGGCGGGTGACGTTCGAGATCGCGCTGATCGACGGGGTGAACGACGCACCCGACCACGCCGAGGCCGTGGTGCGACTGCTGTCCGGGCTGATCGCCCACGTGAACCTGATCCCGCTCAACCCGGTCCCTGGCATCCCGCTCCGTCCGAGCCCGCGCGATCGGGTGGAGAAGTTCGCGGAGATCCTGCGAAATGCGGGGGTTCCGACCACGGTCAGGCTCGGAAGGGGGATAGAGATTCAGGCCGGGTGCGGCCAGCTGCGGGCCCGGTCACTCGTTCAGTAG
- a CDS encoding tandem-95 repeat protein, with the protein TFTVSLSNPSASAVTVDYATSDGTAVAGADYTAGSGTVTFPAGSTSQTVTVDTIEDLIDEPNETFNVDLSNPSGATIADLQGVGTILDDDGAPQITIDDVTVTEGVDANAVFTISLTNPSASDVTVDYATADGTALQPGDYTAASGTATIPAGSLTTTVSVPIVDDAVSEPTEEFYVNLSGATNATIGDSQGVGTILDDDGTPSIAIDDVTVTEGDSATFTLTLSNPSATPITVDYATSDGTAVAGADYTAGSGTVTFPAGSTSQTVTVDTIEDLIDEPNETFNVDLSNPSGATIADLQGVGTILDDDGAPQITIDDVTVTEGVDANAVFTISLTNPSASDVTVDYATADGTALQPGDYTAASGTATIPAGSLTTTVSVPIVDDAVSEPTEEFYVNLSGATNATIGDSQGVGTILDDEANNPPVAVDDNTVTDEDTPVTIPVLENDSDPDGDTITVTDTSVPTHGATVVNLDGTITYTPDPDYCGQDSFTYAISDGNGGSDRAAVTITVNCVNDPPVAQDDTATTSSDTAVTIAVLANDADPDGTLDPTTVSINTPPSDGSVIVNADGTITYHPDPGFSGVDTFTYTVDDNEGLTSNIATVSVTVVSAGADLAVVKTADNTAPNEGDTVNFTITVTNNGPDDASGVTVTDLLPVGLTYFSDTGAGAYDPATGIWTVGALAAGANATLTITATVNAGTGGSTITNTASATGDQPDPDTTNNASSVDVTVAEVAGGGGGATQECEGKVIINEVAWAGTAASPEDEWIELRNLGTVPVDLTGWTLRWRKKNPVTPEDYRWKTLELSGIIPPSSTSACELAAESMPLVKLIKRPDDNISWLVVSERKEDAEGFFLLERRSDKTVSDRSASLVYDTAPPYPLELDDDGDVIELVNAQGEIVDTANAFPKPNTGWPAGDATIHASMERIDPLKPDSPDNWTTNMGIITSGHDAQGKPLVATAEFINSAVLNELAVESAVTPVKTRPGARLEVGIDLPKEARKTGWPWIRVTRPGVTEAAGGGGGVIPYSFSGRYSHDIYWLGIDTSNLPPGEYNFWIVYGEGKVVLVPIEVLP; encoded by the coding sequence GACGTTCACGGTGAGCCTGTCCAACCCGAGCGCGTCGGCGGTCACGGTGGACTACGCCACCTCTGATGGTACGGCGGTGGCGGGGGCAGACTACACGGCTGGGTCGGGGACGGTGACCTTCCCGGCCGGGTCCACGTCGCAGACGGTGACGGTGGACACGATCGAGGACCTGATCGATGAGCCGAACGAGACGTTCAACGTGGATCTTTCCAACCCGAGTGGGGCGACGATTGCCGATCTGCAGGGAGTGGGGACGATTCTCGATGACGATGGTGCGCCGCAGATAACGATCGACGATGTGACGGTGACTGAGGGAGTGGATGCCAATGCGGTGTTCACCATCAGCCTGACGAACCCGAGCGCGAGCGACGTGACGGTGGACTACGCAACGGCGGACGGGACGGCCCTGCAGCCGGGGGACTACACGGCGGCCAGCGGCACGGCGACGATTCCGGCGGGGAGCCTCACGACTACAGTGAGTGTACCGATCGTGGACGATGCGGTAAGCGAACCGACGGAGGAGTTCTACGTGAACCTGTCTGGGGCGACCAACGCCACCATCGGTGATTCTCAAGGGGTGGGGACGATCCTGGACGACGATGGGACCCCCTCGATCGCGATTGACGACGTAACCGTGACGGAAGGGGACAGCGCGACGTTCACACTGACGCTGTCGAACCCGAGTGCGACGCCGATCACGGTGGACTACGCCACCTCTGATGGTACGGCGGTGGCGGGGGCAGACTACACGGCTGGGTCGGGGACGGTGACCTTCCCGGCCGGGTCCACGTCGCAGACGGTGACGGTGGACACGATCGAGGACCTGATCGATGAGCCGAACGAGACGTTCAACGTGGATCTTTCCAACCCGAGTGGGGCGACGATTGCCGATCTGCAGGGAGTGGGGACGATTCTCGATGACGATGGTGCGCCGCAGATAACGATCGACGATGTGACGGTGACTGAGGGAGTGGATGCCAATGCGGTGTTCACCATCAGCCTGACGAACCCGAGCGCGAGCGACGTGACGGTGGACTACGCAACGGCGGACGGGACGGCCCTGCAGCCGGGGGACTACACGGCGGCCAGCGGCACGGCGACGATTCCGGCGGGGAGCCTCACGACTACAGTGAGTGTACCGATCGTGGACGATGCGGTAAGCGAACCGACGGAGGAGTTCTACGTGAACCTGTCTGGGGCGACCAACGCCACCATCGGTGATTCTCAAGGGGTGGGGACGATCCTGGACGACGAGGCAAACAATCCGCCGGTGGCCGTAGATGATAACACGGTTACTGATGAGGATACTCCAGTGACAATCCCCGTACTCGAGAACGATTCCGATCCGGACGGGGACACTATTACCGTGACTGACACTTCCGTTCCAACGCATGGCGCAACTGTAGTGAATCTGGATGGAACGATTACTTACACACCTGATCCCGATTACTGTGGTCAGGACTCATTCACGTACGCGATCTCCGACGGGAACGGAGGGAGCGACAGAGCCGCTGTGACGATCACGGTGAACTGCGTAAACGATCCTCCGGTTGCACAGGACGATACTGCAACAACCAGCTCCGACACCGCGGTTACCATAGCGGTATTGGCCAACGATGCCGATCCGGATGGCACGCTTGACCCGACGACGGTGTCCATCAACACACCGCCGAGCGATGGTTCGGTGATCGTCAACGCCGACGGTACGATCACCTATCACCCGGATCCCGGCTTCAGCGGTGTGGACACCTTTACCTACACTGTGGACGACAACGAGGGCTTGACATCCAACATTGCGACGGTAAGCGTAACCGTCGTCAGCGCCGGTGCCGATCTTGCCGTTGTTAAAACCGCGGACAACACCGCCCCCAACGAAGGGGATACGGTGAACTTCACCATCACGGTGACCAACAACGGTCCGGATGATGCGAGCGGCGTGACGGTGACCGACCTCCTGCCGGTAGGGCTTACTTACTTCTCGGACACCGGGGCAGGTGCGTATGATCCCGCGACCGGTATCTGGACGGTCGGAGCGCTCGCTGCCGGTGCAAACGCCACTCTGACGATCACCGCTACGGTGAATGCGGGCACCGGTGGGTCGACCATCACCAATACCGCTTCGGCGACCGGCGACCAGCCCGATCCAGACACGACGAACAATGCTAGCAGCGTCGATGTCACCGTGGCTGAGGTGGCCGGAGGAGGAGGTGGCGCAACCCAGGAGTGCGAAGGTAAGGTGATCATCAATGAGGTCGCATGGGCCGGTACGGCGGCCAGTCCGGAGGACGAGTGGATCGAACTGCGCAACCTGGGCACGGTCCCCGTCGACCTGACCGGCTGGACCCTGCGCTGGCGGAAGAAGAATCCGGTGACGCCGGAGGATTACCGGTGGAAGACGCTCGAACTCTCAGGGATCATTCCTCCGTCCTCGACCTCGGCGTGCGAGCTGGCAGCGGAATCGATGCCGCTCGTCAAGCTGATCAAGCGGCCGGATGATAACATCTCATGGTTGGTGGTCAGTGAGAGAAAGGAAGACGCGGAAGGGTTCTTCCTCCTCGAGCGGCGAAGCGACAAGACGGTGAGTGACCGTTCTGCCAGCTTAGTCTACGACACTGCACCTCCGTACCCGCTTGAACTGGACGATGACGGCGATGTAATCGAGCTCGTGAACGCCCAGGGGGAAATTGTGGACACAGCGAACGCTTTTCCCAAGCCGAATACCGGCTGGCCGGCCGGTGACGCGACCATCCACGCCTCCATGGAGCGGATCGACCCACTCAAGCCGGATAGCCCAGACAACTGGACCACCAACATGGGGATAATCACGTCCGGGCATGACGCGCAAGGGAAGCCCCTCGTGGCCACAGCAGAATTCATCAACTCGGCAGTGCTCAATGAACTGGCGGTTGAGTCCGCGGTGACGCCGGTCAAGACCCGCCCAGGTGCGCGCCTGGAGGTTGGGATCGATCTTCCCAAAGAGGCGCGAAAGACGGGCTGGCCGTGGATTCGGGTGACCCGCCCCGGTGTTACGGAGGCGGCGGGTGGAGGCGGAGGGGTCATCCCTTACTCGTTCTCCGGCCGCTACTCGCATGATATCTACTGGCTCGGGATCGACACCTCGAACCTCCCGCCTGGTGAGTACAACTTCTGGATCGTGTACGGCGAGGGCAAAGTAGTCCTCGTCCCGATCGAAGTGCTTCCCTAG